A genome region from Baekduia alba includes the following:
- a CDS encoding patatin-like phospholipase family protein: MNEPYECDIVMKGGITSGVVYPGAVVALAERYRFRSIGGTSAGAIAAAVVGAAEHARQTGADGEGGGFATVKGLPVELAQEVDGEPFMLQLFQPDPATKPLFDAVMGLLDGGAKGAAKSTFKAFRRAPLVGAAALAATGAAVLTRHVRPGTGIAGLGVGLPALAALLSRDVLKAVKALPDNDFGLCRLGPDAGSADRPALTQWLHDRIQAAAAVPDGPVLTFADLWGAPAMPASPEGAPDAVAARRRELRRLSADAQARRIDLQMMTTDLTHGRPWRLPVPFQPHHDRLEEGGTLLYDPAELRHFFPADVMAQLARGAACDPFSAGTVDGLARTGNARLRRFPIGPDLPVIVATRMSLSFPVLIAAVPLFELLFEPDPDNPGSSRVAGVRRVVFSDGGISSNFPVHFFDGPLPRRPTFGLHLTSFGPGEEPTDDPCDAVVEPGSPSARAAVDAREIERLGSFFVAIKDAMQNWRDNAQSQLPGFRDRIVHIKLSSGEGGLNLTMKGDKITALNERGTCAGERLVEQFAQPSEGDEYAQQWDDHRFTRLRTTMGLIERVLGQFQDAFDEPVPLARTYEERIAAGAQAPPYAFGSTARAQYAEHVAKAYGRLVTGATDTLDDDGVPRPPSVLRAVPPV, translated from the coding sequence ATGAACGAGCCGTACGAGTGCGACATCGTCATGAAGGGCGGCATCACGAGCGGGGTCGTCTACCCCGGCGCGGTCGTGGCCCTCGCCGAGCGCTACCGCTTCCGCTCGATCGGCGGGACGTCGGCGGGCGCGATAGCCGCGGCGGTCGTCGGCGCGGCGGAGCACGCGCGCCAGACGGGCGCCGACGGCGAGGGCGGCGGGTTCGCGACCGTCAAGGGGCTGCCGGTCGAGCTGGCCCAGGAGGTCGACGGCGAGCCGTTCATGCTCCAGCTCTTCCAGCCGGACCCGGCGACCAAGCCGCTCTTCGACGCGGTGATGGGGCTGCTGGACGGCGGCGCGAAGGGCGCGGCGAAGTCGACGTTCAAGGCGTTCCGACGCGCGCCGCTGGTGGGCGCCGCGGCGCTGGCGGCGACGGGCGCGGCGGTGCTGACGCGGCACGTGCGGCCCGGGACCGGGATCGCCGGGCTCGGCGTGGGCCTGCCCGCCCTGGCCGCGCTGCTGAGCCGCGACGTCCTCAAGGCGGTCAAGGCGCTGCCCGACAACGACTTCGGCCTCTGCCGGCTGGGCCCGGACGCCGGCTCGGCCGACCGGCCGGCGCTGACCCAATGGCTGCACGATCGCATCCAGGCCGCCGCCGCGGTGCCGGACGGCCCGGTGCTGACGTTCGCCGACCTGTGGGGCGCGCCGGCGATGCCGGCGTCGCCGGAGGGCGCGCCGGACGCCGTGGCCGCCCGGCGCCGGGAGCTGCGCCGGCTGAGCGCCGACGCGCAGGCGCGCCGGATCGACCTCCAGATGATGACCACCGACCTCACCCACGGGCGCCCGTGGCGCCTACCGGTCCCGTTCCAGCCCCACCACGACCGGCTCGAGGAGGGCGGCACGCTGCTCTACGACCCGGCCGAGCTGCGCCACTTCTTCCCGGCCGACGTGATGGCCCAGCTGGCGCGCGGGGCCGCGTGCGACCCGTTCAGCGCCGGCACGGTGGACGGGCTGGCGCGGACGGGCAACGCGCGGCTGCGGCGCTTCCCGATCGGGCCGGACCTGCCGGTGATCGTCGCGACGCGGATGAGCCTCAGCTTCCCGGTCCTGATCGCGGCGGTGCCGCTGTTCGAGCTGCTCTTCGAGCCCGACCCGGACAACCCGGGCAGCAGCCGCGTGGCCGGCGTGCGGCGCGTCGTGTTCTCCGACGGCGGGATCAGCTCGAACTTCCCGGTGCACTTCTTCGACGGCCCGCTGCCGCGGCGCCCGACCTTCGGCCTGCATCTCACCAGCTTCGGACCGGGCGAGGAGCCGACCGACGACCCGTGCGACGCGGTCGTCGAGCCCGGCAGCCCGAGCGCGCGGGCGGCGGTCGACGCGCGCGAGATCGAGCGCCTCGGCAGCTTCTTCGTGGCCATCAAGGACGCGATGCAGAACTGGCGCGACAACGCGCAGTCCCAGCTGCCGGGCTTCCGCGACCGCATCGTCCACATCAAGCTCAGCTCCGGCGAGGGCGGCCTGAACCTCACGATGAAGGGCGACAAGATCACGGCGCTCAACGAGCGCGGGACGTGCGCGGGCGAGCGGCTCGTGGAGCAGTTCGCACAGCCGAGCGAGGGCGACGAGTACGCGCAGCAGTGGGACGACCACCGCTTCACGCGCCTGCGCACGACGATGGGCCTGATCGAGCGCGTGCTCGGCCAGTTCCAGGACGCCTTCGACGAGCCCGTCCCGCTGGCCCGGACCTACGAGGAGCGGATCGCGGCGGGCGCCCAGGCGCCGCCCTACGCGTTCGGCAGCACCGCCCGCGCGCAGTACGCCGAGCACGTCGCGAAGGCCTACGGCCGCCTGGTCACCGGCGCGACCGACACGCTCGACGACGACGGCGTGCCGCGGCCGCCGTCGGTCCTGCGGGCCGTGCCGCCGGTCTAG
- a CDS encoding ParB/RepB/Spo0J family partition protein, translating to MSQVDKLQDAEEQVAQMREEAATTAREEATADLRKAPLSDTATKAHTTVTAPLTQVRTMVNMRVGALPDLHELAVSIKETGLLHPPLVRATGEDDVPYELLAGRRRFAAMTLLDEAEGAREDWRFTVVDGISKREALTMQFAENFHQSKPEPVQFARAARAIMAEDPSLSAAEVSRLVGAPLAWTRKSLKLLDLPEAVVQRVEEGDLSFTVADIVRRGIARGDVSAEEATELVEQATKGEISTAGLKLGVGYVPPKPKNYDEESRKLDEARWAASREQGLGKDQDAEQRDWDGGGSSSGNGSQGGPIRDGGEMGGDSRRIVASFGPDRDGADGAPIEVDVTDLDAYVLGLVLSRVATADHRSHVGVEGGHEATQEYAFSLPPDRRLEVLRALSAEILASDPLPPKALRAVLPATA from the coding sequence ATGTCCCAGGTCGACAAGCTCCAAGACGCCGAAGAACAGGTCGCGCAGATGCGCGAGGAGGCCGCGACGACGGCGCGGGAGGAGGCCACGGCCGATCTCCGCAAGGCGCCGCTGAGCGACACCGCGACGAAGGCGCACACGACCGTCACGGCGCCGCTCACGCAGGTCCGCACGATGGTCAACATGCGCGTCGGCGCGCTGCCGGACCTGCACGAGCTCGCGGTCTCGATCAAGGAGACCGGGCTGCTGCACCCGCCGCTGGTCCGCGCCACGGGCGAGGACGACGTGCCCTACGAGCTGCTGGCCGGGCGCCGGCGCTTCGCCGCGATGACGCTGCTCGACGAGGCCGAGGGCGCGCGCGAGGACTGGCGCTTCACGGTCGTCGACGGCATCTCCAAGCGCGAGGCGCTGACGATGCAGTTCGCCGAGAACTTCCACCAGTCCAAGCCCGAGCCGGTGCAGTTCGCGCGGGCCGCGCGGGCGATCATGGCCGAGGACCCGTCGCTCAGCGCGGCGGAGGTCTCGCGCCTGGTCGGCGCGCCGCTGGCCTGGACGCGCAAGTCGCTGAAGCTGCTCGACCTGCCCGAGGCGGTCGTCCAGCGCGTCGAGGAGGGCGACCTGTCGTTCACGGTCGCCGACATCGTCCGGCGCGGCATCGCCCGCGGCGACGTCTCCGCCGAGGAGGCGACGGAGCTGGTCGAGCAGGCGACCAAGGGCGAGATCTCGACCGCGGGCCTCAAGCTCGGCGTCGGCTACGTGCCGCCCAAGCCCAAGAACTACGACGAGGAGTCGCGCAAGCTCGACGAGGCGCGCTGGGCGGCGAGCCGGGAGCAGGGGCTGGGCAAGGACCAGGACGCCGAGCAGCGCGACTGGGACGGCGGCGGTTCCTCGAGCGGGAACGGCTCTCAGGGCGGCCCGATCCGCGACGGCGGCGAGATGGGCGGGGATTCCCGGCGCATCGTCGCGTCCTTCGGCCCCGATCGCGACGGCGCCGACGGCGCGCCGATCGAGGTCGACGTCACCGACCTCGACGCCTACGTCCTGGGTCTGGTCCTCTCGCGCGTGGCGACCGCCGACCACCGCTCGCACGTCGGCGTCGAAGGCGGCCACGAGGCCACGCAGGAGTACGCGTTCTCGCTGCCCCCGGACCGCCGCCTGGAGGTCCTGCGCGCGCTGAGCGCCGAGATCCTGGCGTCGGACCCGCTGCCGCCCAAGGCGCTGCGCGCCGTCCTGCCGGCGACCGCCTAG
- a CDS encoding alpha/beta fold hydrolase produces MSARRLPLPARTLLLAVGALTVLSGVLSSTASADIPWAACPTAGYQCARVDVPLDRSGAVPGTVSLAVSRVAAATNPNKVAVVPLAGGPGQAALPLTETFASVLAPAIQDRDLLIYDQRGTGSSGALSCSSLRQRGTVVKLAASCATELGAGRGSYRTADSVQDIEALRVAGGYTKLVLFGVSYGTKVAEEYAAAYPQNVEALVLDSVVLPEGPDPFQRSTLTSAPRVLSNLCGGDACKGATDNVTRDLGSTAKKLRSSALRGKVVLSSGSRVRLSMGQSDLLAILLAGDLNPTLRAELPGSMRAALRGDSAPLLRLAVRSEGLTTGLRLTGKPLVGHQSDSADSDALFLATTCEEAPFAWTRTAAVDQRYDEVTAAAKAIPKAQLGPFSPAAAVGGGPIPLCIGWPDASPAPTPSAALPAVRTLVLDGQMDLRTPYEDAVQIGQRIPGAAIVQVPFTGHSTVSSDMTQDSSCTKGALAAFFAGGVPGPCTPGTNPYAPTKRPPTSLKTIKASSTRLRTIIAASASVTDAARQIVGDALALSALPKHVGGLRAGNATVNADGSFKLNKYQYVKGVVVSGKVDASRNATITIHGGGALRGSLKLSANGAVSGRLGGKKVTIGAAASLTSSLPTQKQILKSLKPALG; encoded by the coding sequence ATGTCCGCCCGCCGCCTCCCCCTCCCCGCCCGCACCCTGCTCCTCGCCGTCGGCGCGCTCACCGTCCTCAGTGGTGTGCTGTCCTCCACCGCGTCCGCCGACATCCCGTGGGCCGCCTGCCCGACGGCGGGTTATCAATGCGCCCGCGTCGACGTGCCGCTGGACCGCTCTGGCGCCGTGCCGGGCACGGTCTCGCTCGCCGTCTCGCGCGTCGCGGCGGCCACCAACCCCAACAAGGTCGCGGTCGTGCCGCTGGCCGGCGGGCCGGGCCAGGCCGCGCTGCCGCTGACCGAGACCTTCGCGTCGGTCCTCGCGCCCGCGATCCAGGACCGCGACCTCCTGATCTACGACCAGCGCGGCACCGGCTCCTCCGGCGCGCTGAGCTGCTCCTCGCTGCGCCAGCGCGGCACGGTCGTCAAGCTCGCCGCGAGCTGCGCCACCGAGCTGGGCGCCGGGCGCGGCAGCTACCGCACCGCGGACTCCGTGCAGGACATCGAGGCGCTGCGCGTCGCCGGCGGCTACACCAAGTTGGTGCTCTTCGGCGTGTCCTACGGGACGAAGGTCGCCGAGGAGTACGCGGCCGCCTACCCGCAGAACGTCGAGGCGCTGGTCCTCGACAGCGTGGTGCTGCCCGAGGGCCCGGACCCGTTCCAGCGCTCGACGCTGACCAGCGCCCCGCGCGTGCTCAGCAACCTGTGCGGCGGCGACGCGTGCAAGGGCGCGACCGACAACGTCACGCGCGACCTCGGCAGCACGGCCAAGAAGCTGCGCAGCAGCGCGCTGAGAGGCAAGGTCGTCCTGTCCAGCGGCAGCCGCGTGCGCCTGTCGATGGGCCAGAGCGACCTGCTGGCGATCCTGCTGGCCGGCGACCTCAACCCGACGCTGCGCGCCGAGCTGCCCGGCTCGATGCGCGCCGCGCTGCGCGGCGACAGCGCGCCGCTGCTGCGCCTGGCCGTCCGCTCCGAGGGCCTGACCACGGGGCTGAGGCTGACCGGCAAGCCGCTCGTCGGCCACCAGAGCGACAGCGCCGACAGCGACGCGCTCTTCCTCGCCACGACGTGCGAGGAGGCGCCGTTCGCCTGGACGCGCACCGCCGCCGTCGACCAGCGCTACGACGAGGTCACCGCGGCCGCCAAGGCGATCCCGAAGGCCCAGCTCGGCCCGTTCTCGCCCGCCGCGGCGGTCGGCGGCGGCCCGATCCCGCTGTGCATCGGCTGGCCGGACGCCTCGCCGGCACCGACCCCGTCGGCCGCGCTGCCCGCGGTCCGCACGCTCGTGCTCGACGGCCAGATGGACCTGCGCACGCCCTACGAGGACGCGGTCCAGATCGGCCAGCGCATCCCCGGCGCGGCGATCGTCCAGGTGCCGTTCACCGGGCACTCGACGGTCAGCTCCGACATGACGCAGGACAGCTCCTGCACCAAGGGCGCGCTGGCGGCGTTCTTCGCCGGCGGCGTGCCGGGCCCGTGCACGCCCGGGACCAACCCCTACGCGCCGACCAAGCGCCCGCCCACGTCGCTGAAGACGATCAAGGCGAGCTCGACCCGGCTGCGGACGATCATCGCGGCGTCGGCGAGCGTGACCGACGCGGCGCGCCAGATCGTCGGCGACGCGCTCGCGCTGAGCGCGCTGCCCAAGCACGTCGGCGGCCTGCGCGCCGGCAACGCCACCGTCAACGCGGACGGCTCGTTCAAGTTGAACAAGTACCAGTACGTCAAGGGCGTCGTGGTCTCCGGCAAGGTCGACGCCTCGCGCAACGCGACCATCACGATCCACGGCGGCGGCGCGCTGCGCGGCTCGCTGAAGCTCTCGGCCAACGGCGCGGTCAGCGGCCGGCTGGGCGGCAAGAAGGTGACGATCGGCGCGGCTGCGTCGCTGACGTCGTCGCTGCCGACGCAGAAGCAGATCCTGAAGTCGCTGAAGCCCGCGCTGGGCTAG
- a CDS encoding RidA family protein yields the protein MSVDRQPVTASDAPAAAGPYSHAVRSGGFLFLSGQTPVDPAAGKLVDGDIGEHTRQCLRNLQTVCAEAGASLADAVRCGIYVTDIGTFGEVNAAYAEFFPENPPARSTIGVASLPLGAQVEIDAIVALGS from the coding sequence ATGTCCGTAGATCGCCAGCCCGTCACCGCGAGTGACGCCCCCGCCGCCGCCGGCCCGTACAGCCATGCGGTGCGCTCCGGCGGCTTCCTCTTCCTCTCCGGCCAGACGCCGGTGGACCCGGCGGCGGGCAAGCTCGTCGACGGCGACATCGGCGAGCACACGCGCCAGTGCCTGCGCAACCTGCAGACCGTGTGCGCGGAGGCGGGCGCGTCGCTGGCCGACGCCGTGCGCTGCGGCATCTACGTGACCGACATCGGCACGTTCGGCGAGGTCAACGCCGCCTACGCCGAGTTCTTCCCCGAGAACCCGCCGGCGCGCTCGACGATCGGCGTCGCGTCGCTGCCCCTCGGCGCCCAGGTCGAGATCGACGCGATCGTGGCGCTGGGGTCCTGA
- the ilvA gene encoding threonine ammonia-lyase codes for MGDVARKTPVLPSATLTERAGGDIVLKAESLQRTGAFKIRGALNKLHALGDSCATGVVCGSAGNHAQALAFAAQARGVPCEVFMPDGAPIAKLEATEALGARVILGGSSVDDCLVAARARADEAGMAFVHPFDDPDVVAGQGTLGLELLDDLDDLATIVVPVGGGGLASGIAIAVKSARPDVRVVGVQVETVAAYPASLKAGRPIAVDIALTIADGIAVKKPGELTLGLIERWLDDVVVVSEDAVAEAMVLLLEKAKLVVEGAGAVGVAALLGGQVTPAASGTTCAVLSGGNVDAGLLAAVARRNETEAGRRMVLLTRVPDRPGALASLLDCVAAQGANIVEVSHLREGIGLHVRETGVQLTIETRSREHAEAVVRAVRAEGYGVSQHPDAG; via the coding sequence ATCGGTGACGTCGCGCGCAAGACGCCGGTCCTGCCGTCGGCGACGCTGACCGAGCGGGCCGGCGGCGACATCGTGCTCAAGGCCGAGTCGCTGCAGCGGACGGGCGCGTTCAAGATCAGGGGCGCGCTGAACAAGCTCCACGCGCTCGGCGACAGCTGCGCGACGGGCGTCGTGTGCGGCAGCGCGGGCAACCACGCCCAGGCGCTGGCCTTCGCCGCGCAGGCGCGCGGCGTGCCGTGCGAGGTCTTCATGCCCGACGGCGCGCCGATCGCGAAGCTCGAGGCGACGGAGGCGCTGGGCGCGCGCGTCATCCTCGGCGGCTCGTCGGTCGACGACTGCCTGGTCGCCGCGCGGGCGCGCGCGGACGAGGCCGGGATGGCGTTCGTCCACCCGTTCGACGACCCGGACGTCGTCGCAGGGCAGGGCACGCTGGGGCTCGAGCTGCTCGACGACCTGGACGACCTCGCCACGATCGTCGTCCCGGTCGGCGGCGGCGGGCTGGCGAGCGGGATCGCGATCGCCGTCAAGTCGGCGCGCCCGGACGTGCGCGTCGTCGGCGTGCAGGTCGAGACCGTGGCGGCGTACCCGGCGTCGCTGAAGGCCGGTCGGCCGATCGCGGTCGACATCGCGTTGACGATCGCCGACGGCATCGCGGTCAAGAAGCCGGGCGAGCTGACGCTGGGTCTGATCGAGCGCTGGCTCGACGACGTCGTCGTGGTCAGCGAGGACGCGGTCGCCGAGGCGATGGTGCTGCTGCTGGAGAAGGCCAAGCTCGTGGTCGAGGGCGCCGGCGCGGTCGGCGTCGCGGCGCTGCTGGGCGGGCAGGTCACGCCGGCGGCGTCCGGGACGACCTGCGCGGTCCTGAGCGGCGGCAACGTGGACGCCGGCCTGCTCGCCGCGGTCGCGCGCCGCAACGAGACCGAGGCCGGCCGGCGGATGGTGCTGCTGACCCGCGTCCCGGACCGCCCGGGCGCGCTGGCGAGCCTGCTGGACTGCGTCGCCGCCCAGGGCGCGAACATCGTCGAGGTCTCCCACCTGCGCGAGGGCATCGGCCTCCACGTCCGCGAGACGGGCGTCCAGCTGACGATCGAGACCCGCTCGCGCGAGCACGCCGAGGCGGTCGTCCGGGCGGTCCGCGCCGAGGGCTACGGCGTGTCGCAGCACCCCGACGCCGGCTGA